One Astyanax mexicanus isolate ESR-SI-001 chromosome 3, AstMex3_surface, whole genome shotgun sequence genomic region harbors:
- the LOC103040261 gene encoding dendritic cell-specific transmembrane protein-like — translation MSTGFKQRLVQTWTTVLMLYTTGQRNGWRHILLHTFTCLFISLAISSLLFITLQAVRIELWLSCLIAAGFSLLMTVALCFSKNLRCFILLLLISCSMQQGRAVLLTTGAGLVMCLSVRNTFRNLCAVSQSIVCNLKKKKDLLDNTPIMDYIRMIQRVKKLLKMVSDFGLVKFEANLDVSYWIESGVLRAKLQQAEKELQDKTDRAQAVFDLVIFVIKMVCPVLGIIFLVVLAALFLRKYLRNKRYKNTYITSKFVEYDEQQKAKGKPHVLPLTKKEASNYLSIPSVKIRLKECLPVALFFIPVGSYIFCWLLLIGLDWLLYWIILVINKQLMSVKPFYIPLRVNVYKSEKILFLDVGEESNSADFSYSVNVFERDCVPEPTLLLSQSVVPLSVIISVLLILGLLTSKLEQVKLLASEQFFTETTEKRVKHLHAKILRKRSKEKFPALVLMKNVKFWFPILDFCGRSEDLPLHSRTQTDEH, via the exons ATGAGTACTGGTTTTAAACAGAGGCTGGTCCAGACCTGGACCACAGTGCTGATGCTCTACACCACTGGGCAGAGGAATGGATGGAGACACATCCTCCTCCACACTTTCACCTGCCTCTTCATCAGCCTGGCCATCAGCTCCCTCCTCTTCATCACCCTGCAGGCTGTGAGAATTGAGCTGTGGTTGTCCTGTCTGATAGCCGCCGGCTTTTCCTTGCTCATGACGGTAGCTCTTTGCTTCTCCAAAAACCTTCGCTGCTTCATCCTCCTTCTACTCATCAGCTGCTCCATGCAGCAAGGCCGTGCTGTCCTTCTGACAACAGGAGCCGGCCTGGTCATGTGCCTGAGCGTCCGGAACACCTTCAGGAACCTTTGTGCTGTATCTCAGAGCATAG TGtgcaacctgaagaagaagaaagatctGCTGGATAACACACCCATCATGGACTACATACGGATGATCCAGAGAGTGAAAAAGCTATTAAAGATGGTCTCAGATTTTGGCCTTGTTAAATTTGAGGCTAACCTGGACGTCAGTTATTGGATAGAATCTGGTGTCCTGAGGGCTAAACTGCAGCAGGCTGAAAAAGAGCTGCAGGACAAGACAGACAGAGCTCAGGCAGTGTTTGACCTGGTGATCTTTGTTATTAAGATGGTTTGTCCAGTGTTGGGAATCATCTTCCTGGTGGTTTTAGCAGCACTGTTCCTCAGGAAGTACCTGCGGAACAAAAGATACAAGAATACTTACATCACAAGCAAATTCGTGGAATATGATGAGCAGCAGAAGGCCAAGGGGAAGCCTCATGTTCTCCCACTGACCAAGAAGGAAGCAAGCAACTACCTATCCATCCCCAGTGTTAAAATCAGGCTAAAGGAATGTTTACCTGTTGCACTATTCTTCATTCCCGTTGGCTCCTACATCTTCTGCTGGCTCCTCTTGATTGGGCTTGATTGGCTGCTCTACTGGATCATTTTGGTCATAAATAAACAGTTAATGAGTGTAAAGCCTTTCTACATTCCTCTAAGAGTAAATGTCTAT AAAAGTGAGAAAATCCTCTTTCTCGACGTGGGTGAAGAAAGCAACAGCGCAGATTTCTCCTACAGTGtgaatgtgtttgagagagattgtgttCCTGAGCCCACGCTGCTGCTCTCTCAGTCTGTGGTTCCTCTCTCAGTGATCATCTCTGTCCTGCTGATTCTCGGCCTGCTGACCTCCAAACTGGAGCAGGTCAAGCTGCTGGCCTCAGAGCAGTTCTTCACTGAAACCACAGAGAAGAGGGTGAAACACCTGCACGCCAAAATCCTCCGAAAACGATCGAAGGAAAAGTTCCCAGCACTCGTTCTTATGAAAAAC
- the rims2b gene encoding regulating synaptic membrane exocytosis protein 4 isoform X8, producing the protein MGRQGHDVSAAPPGMRMQRSQSKLSLSASFEALAVYFPCMNSFDEASGEEGKKKKPVRLAIQRSVETGLAIEMKSRMTRQPSREVAEEGEKPKPGNLIFPGVKISKDSQFTEFLDGLGPAQLAGRQTLATPPMGDIQIGMVHRKERLDVEVIRARGLVGKPGNKQTPAPYVKVYLLDNGKCINKKKTRLARKTLDPLYQQQLQFEENPEGKVLQIIVWGDYGRMDHKSFMGAAQILLDDLELTNMVIGWYKLFPPTSLVDPTLAPLSSKPPEGAVESSNVRS; encoded by the exons ATGGGTAGGCAGGGTCATGATGTCAGCGCAGCGCCCCCCGGCATGCGCATGCAGCGCTCCCAGAGCAAACTCAGCCTGTCTGCCTCCTTCGAGGCTCTGGCCGTCTACTTCCCCTGCATGAACTCGTTCGATGAAGCCAGCGGAG aggaaggaaagaagaagaagcCGGTGCGTCTGGCCATCCAGAGGAGCGTAGAGACGGGTCTGGCCATTGAGATGAAGAGCAGGATGACGAGGCAGCCCAGCAGAGAGGTGGCTGAGGAAGGAGAGAAGCCCAAGCCTGGAAA TCTCATCTTCCCTGGTGTAAAGATCTCTAAAGACAGCCAGTTCACAGAGTTTTTGGACGGTTTAGGCCCCGCCCAGCTTGCCGGGAGACAGACGTTGGCCACACCTCCAATGG GAGACATTCAGATCGGCATGGTGCACAGGAAAGAGCGGCTGGACGTGGAGGTGATCCGAGCCAGAGGACTGGTCGGCAAACCTGGAAACAAGCAGACGCCAG CACCCTATGTTAAAGTCTACTTACTGGACAACGGAAAATGTATCAACAAGAAGAAGACGCGGCTGGCGAGGAAAACGCTGGATCctctgtatcagcagcagctgcAGTTTGAGGAGAACCCTGAGGGAAAAGTTTTACAG ATAATCGTCTGGGGGGACTACGGACGCATGGACCACAAATCCTTCATGGGCGCCGCCCAGATCCTTCTAGACGATTTAGAGCTCACCAACATGGTGATCGGCTGGTACAAGCTGTTCCCTCCCACCTCGCTGGTGGACCCTACTCTGGCCCCGTTGAGCAGTAAGCCTCCAGAGGGCGCCGTGGAGAGCTCCAACGTTCGCTCGTAG